A window of Chitinophaga sp. MM2321 contains these coding sequences:
- a CDS encoding PVC-type heme-binding CxxCH protein, which produces MKHFPFIWALLPLIISACQSPTKPAEKPQPLTEAELRMPENAVKGLKTREGLTTSLFASEPTITNPTNMDIDEKGRVWITEAYNYRNQINPSHPYKKEGDRIMILEDLDGDGKADTAKVFYQDTTINAALGICVLGNKVIVSCSPNVFIFTDTDGDDKADKKELLFRGIGGEQHDHAIHAFTFGPDGKLYFNFGNAGDSILDKNGKVIKDVDGNVIANKGKPYRQGMIFRCNMDGSELEVMGHNFRNNYEVAVDAFGSMWQSDNDDDGNRGVRINYILEHGNYGYTDEMTGAGWPSRRMNMEDSIPYRHWHLNDPGVVPNLLQTGSGSPTGMVVYEGDLLPEIFRNQMIHSEPGHNVVRSYPVKKHGAGYTATIENILEGDQDQWFRPSDVCVAPDGSLFVADWYDPGVGGHQVGDLNRGRVFRIAPTGSTYKIKAPALNTTEDAIAALKNPNLSTRYLAWTKLHQLGAAAEKQLQEMYADKNPRYRARALWLLSALPNGATYVEQAMKDKDEDIRITGIRAANELKLAYGGQFSADPSPQVRRQALIGMRHSKAADMATNWAALANQYDGKDRWYLEALGIAADGNWDACFDAWMQLNGNNWNTPAGRDIVWRSRAAAALPLLAQLILEPKNDPLHNLRYFRAFDFFPKSQSTPVLLGLLNGQHPAQKMINALTFIELDPVSLPQTPGMKSLLHSSLDTMKGSMEFVDLALKYKLNDQNKVLLQMVLQGTNDELKGYAMKTLLGFGGRAMVESEMKKDTATAFTLLNAVGRAQDQAGRQVLIATIQNNVYSLPLRMAATRKMGGSWDGYGALWDMIEHKKLPADLDTVAKSIVMHSWRQDVKTKAIAYYEPAAVNKDLPSIDKLVAMKGEAGNGKKVFMSYCATCHVAGNEGVNFGPALSEIGGKLTPGALYDAVIHPDAGISFGFEGYLFNLKDGSQLLGYIAGETKDEVEVKMAGGAGAKLKKNTIVSRKPYEHSLMPTGLATAMQQQELVDLITYLSSLKKAK; this is translated from the coding sequence ATGAAACACTTCCCTTTTATTTGGGCGCTTTTGCCTTTGATAATCAGTGCATGCCAGTCGCCTACGAAGCCCGCCGAAAAGCCTCAACCGCTCACAGAGGCGGAGTTGCGTATGCCGGAGAATGCTGTGAAAGGACTGAAAACAAGGGAGGGCCTGACCACTTCCCTGTTTGCCAGCGAGCCTACTATCACCAATCCCACCAACATGGATATAGATGAGAAAGGAAGGGTGTGGATCACAGAAGCCTATAATTACCGCAACCAGATCAATCCAAGCCATCCTTATAAAAAGGAGGGCGACCGGATCATGATCCTGGAGGACCTGGACGGTGACGGCAAAGCAGATACAGCCAAAGTTTTTTACCAGGATACTACGATCAACGCAGCACTGGGCATTTGTGTACTGGGAAATAAGGTAATCGTATCATGTAGCCCTAATGTATTTATTTTTACAGATACCGATGGAGATGATAAGGCAGATAAGAAAGAGCTGTTGTTCCGCGGTATTGGTGGTGAACAGCATGATCACGCCATCCACGCATTTACGTTTGGCCCTGATGGTAAGCTCTACTTTAACTTTGGTAATGCAGGCGACAGCATTCTCGATAAGAATGGAAAGGTGATCAAAGATGTGGACGGGAATGTGATTGCCAACAAAGGCAAGCCTTACCGGCAGGGCATGATCTTCCGTTGTAATATGGATGGCAGTGAGCTGGAAGTGATGGGACATAATTTCCGTAATAACTATGAAGTGGCGGTAGATGCCTTTGGCAGTATGTGGCAGAGTGATAATGATGATGATGGCAATCGTGGTGTGCGTATTAACTATATCCTGGAACATGGTAACTATGGCTATACTGATGAGATGACCGGCGCCGGCTGGCCATCGCGGCGTATGAACATGGAAGACTCTATTCCTTACCGGCACTGGCATCTCAACGATCCGGGAGTGGTACCCAACCTGTTGCAAACAGGATCGGGTTCTCCTACCGGCATGGTGGTATATGAAGGCGATCTGCTGCCGGAGATATTCCGGAATCAGATGATCCACAGTGAACCGGGACATAATGTAGTAAGATCTTACCCGGTAAAAAAGCACGGTGCCGGCTATACGGCTACAATTGAAAATATCCTGGAAGGTGATCAGGACCAGTGGTTCCGGCCTTCAGATGTATGTGTGGCGCCGGATGGCTCCCTGTTTGTGGCCGACTGGTACGACCCCGGCGTTGGTGGTCACCAGGTAGGTGACCTGAACCGTGGCCGTGTTTTTCGTATAGCCCCCACCGGGAGTACCTATAAAATTAAAGCGCCGGCATTGAATACGACGGAAGATGCTATTGCAGCGTTAAAAAATCCGAACCTCAGCACCCGTTACCTTGCCTGGACGAAACTGCATCAGCTGGGAGCAGCGGCAGAAAAGCAATTGCAGGAAATGTATGCCGATAAAAACCCGCGCTATCGCGCCCGTGCTTTGTGGCTGCTCAGCGCCTTACCTAACGGTGCTACCTACGTAGAGCAGGCGATGAAAGACAAGGACGAAGATATCAGGATCACCGGTATCCGTGCGGCCAACGAATTGAAGCTGGCCTATGGCGGCCAGTTTTCAGCAGATCCTTCGCCACAGGTGCGGCGGCAGGCGCTGATAGGCATGCGTCATAGCAAAGCGGCAGATATGGCCACTAACTGGGCAGCACTGGCCAATCAATATGATGGCAAAGATCGCTGGTACCTCGAAGCCCTGGGCATTGCCGCCGATGGCAACTGGGACGCCTGCTTCGATGCCTGGATGCAACTAAACGGTAACAACTGGAACACCCCGGCCGGCCGCGATATTGTATGGCGCTCCAGGGCTGCTGCCGCATTGCCACTGCTGGCACAGCTGATCCTGGAACCGAAAAATGATCCGCTGCATAACCTGCGTTACTTCCGTGCATTCGACTTCTTCCCGAAATCACAAAGCACGCCTGTGTTACTGGGCTTATTAAACGGTCAGCATCCGGCGCAGAAAATGATCAATGCACTCACCTTTATAGAACTGGACCCGGTGTCATTGCCCCAGACTCCCGGCATGAAATCCCTGCTGCACAGCAGCCTGGACACCATGAAAGGAAGCATGGAATTTGTAGACCTGGCGCTTAAATACAAACTCAACGATCAGAATAAAGTGCTGCTGCAAATGGTATTGCAAGGCACCAATGATGAGCTGAAAGGCTATGCCATGAAAACATTGCTGGGCTTCGGTGGCCGCGCGATGGTGGAAAGCGAGATGAAGAAGGATACTGCAACGGCTTTTACATTGCTGAATGCCGTTGGCCGTGCGCAGGATCAGGCAGGCCGCCAGGTGTTGATCGCTACTATTCAGAACAACGTATATTCCTTACCGTTACGCATGGCCGCTACCCGTAAAATGGGCGGCAGCTGGGATGGCTATGGCGCTCTTTGGGACATGATTGAGCATAAAAAACTGCCGGCAGACCTGGATACAGTCGCTAAAAGCATCGTGATGCATTCCTGGCGTCAGGATGTGAAAACGAAGGCCATCGCATATTACGAGCCGGCGGCTGTGAACAAAGACCTGCCTTCCATCGACAAACTGGTGGCCATGAAAGGAGAAGCCGGCAACGGTAAGAAAGTATTTATGAGCTATTGCGCCACCTGCCATGTGGCAGGTAATGAGGGAGTGAATTTCGGACCTGCCTTATCTGAAATAGGTGGCAAACTCACACCGGGCGCGTTGTATGATGCTGTCATCCATCCTGATGCCGGTATCAGCTTTGGCTTTGAAGGATACCTGTTTAACCTGAAAGACGGCTCGCAGCTGCTTGGCTACATCGCCGGGGAAACCAAAGACGAAGTGGAAGTAAAGATGGCCGGTGGTGCCGGCGCAAAGTTGAAAAAGAACACCATCGTATCCCGCAAACCATATGAACATTCGCTGATGCCAACAGGGCTGGCTACAGCAATGCAGCAACAGGAACTGGTGGATCTGATAACATATTTATCTTCCTTAAAGAAAGCAAAATAA
- a CDS encoding glycoside hydrolase family 30 beta sandwich domain-containing protein, which produces MKQLLYIAALLLGSANVVSCNGNKAPDQQTPVTPDTTVAKTDVSFWLTTPDKSAALQKQNVSLLFTNNDNGSPTIDVDATKTFQTIDGFGFTLTGGSATLINKLPAAAQDALLKELFLTADNGIGINYLRLSIGASDLSASVFTYDDMPTGQTDPDLKSFSIDKEKEDLIPVLKKILVLNPAIKILGSPWTAPAWMKDNESFIGGSLKPSYFQTYANYFVKYIQAMKAEGITIDAITPQNEPLHPGNNPSMLMLAPDQGSFVKNNLGPAFKAAGISTKIILYDHNCDKPEYPISILQDPAAYAFVDGSAFHLYGGAITALTTVHDMFPDKNVYFTEQWSDGKGSFSNELKNNTTNLTIGATRNWSRNVLQWNLAADAQWNPHTDKGGCTQCLGGVTIDGTTITRNSSYYVIGHASKFVPDGSVRIASNITNQLDNVAFKTPAGKKVLIVVNNNNQPQQFQIRVDGKLVGTSLNSGAVGTYVW; this is translated from the coding sequence ATGAAACAACTCTTATATATCGCAGCCCTCCTATTAGGCTCCGCAAACGTAGTTAGTTGCAATGGAAACAAAGCGCCTGACCAGCAGACGCCCGTTACACCTGATACAACCGTTGCAAAAACAGATGTGAGCTTTTGGTTAACAACACCTGATAAATCAGCGGCGCTGCAAAAACAGAATGTCAGCCTCCTGTTTACAAACAACGATAATGGTTCTCCTACCATTGATGTGGATGCTACCAAAACTTTTCAAACCATCGACGGCTTCGGGTTTACACTCACCGGTGGCAGTGCAACACTGATCAATAAACTACCCGCAGCAGCACAGGATGCGTTGTTGAAAGAATTGTTTTTAACAGCTGATAATGGTATCGGCATCAACTACCTGCGCCTTAGCATCGGCGCATCTGATCTGAGCGCCTCCGTATTCACATATGATGATATGCCGACCGGACAAACAGATCCGGACCTGAAATCTTTCAGTATTGATAAAGAAAAAGAAGACCTGATACCGGTGTTGAAAAAGATCCTGGTATTGAATCCGGCAATTAAAATATTAGGCTCTCCGTGGACCGCCCCCGCCTGGATGAAAGACAATGAATCCTTTATCGGTGGTAGTTTAAAGCCCTCTTATTTTCAGACCTATGCCAATTATTTCGTGAAATATATACAGGCGATGAAAGCGGAGGGGATTACGATAGATGCCATCACGCCACAGAATGAACCCCTGCACCCCGGCAATAATCCCAGTATGCTGATGCTGGCGCCTGACCAGGGTAGCTTCGTGAAAAATAACCTGGGACCAGCTTTCAAAGCAGCCGGTATCTCCACAAAGATTATCCTGTATGATCATAACTGTGACAAGCCCGAATACCCGATTTCCATTTTGCAGGACCCTGCTGCTTATGCATTTGTAGACGGGTCGGCCTTTCATCTGTATGGCGGCGCGATCACTGCACTGACTACCGTACATGATATGTTTCCTGATAAAAATGTTTACTTCACAGAACAATGGTCTGATGGAAAAGGTAGCTTTTCAAATGAGCTGAAGAATAATACCACTAACCTGACCATCGGCGCTACCCGCAACTGGAGCCGCAACGTATTGCAATGGAACCTGGCTGCTGATGCCCAATGGAACCCGCATACCGATAAAGGTGGCTGCACACAATGCCTGGGAGGTGTTACTATAGATGGTACCACCATCACCCGCAATTCCTCTTACTACGTCATAGGACATGCATCTAAATTTGTTCCTGACGGTTCTGTAAGGATTGCTTCCAATATCACCAACCAGCTGGATAATGTAGCCTTTAAAACGCCCGCCGGCAAAAAGGTGTTGATTGTGGTGAATAATAATAATCAGCCGCAACAGTTTCAAATCAGGGTGGATGGTAAACTGGTAGGCACCTCTCTGAATAGCGGTGCAGTAGGAACGTATGTTTGGTAG
- a CDS encoding alpha/beta fold hydrolase, translating into MPVLNHSDYQAPFLLQNRHMLTIYPSLFRSIKPVDYQRTRITTPDEDFLDLDFSETGSDRIVVILHGLEGNSTRKYVLGMVRIFNEAGFDTVSMNFRGCSGESNKNLRFYHSGETGDLDTVVNYLISQKKYKAIHLVGFSLGGNVTLKYIGERGRDINEMIKSAVAISVPCDLKSSSAELEKKHNIIYMQRFVRSLGHKLVLKKAQFPEDVNLDDYDKIKSFRQFDDRYTAPMHGFKDALEYWEQCSSRKYLHQVNIPTLLINAKDDPFLGAGCFPYEIASGSEYFYLETPHYGGHVGFVRFGEDYYWSEQRALGFIQTV; encoded by the coding sequence ATGCCGGTATTAAACCATTCAGACTATCAAGCGCCTTTTCTATTGCAGAATCGTCATATGCTCACGATCTATCCTTCTTTATTCCGTAGTATAAAGCCGGTAGATTATCAGCGAACGCGCATTACCACACCGGATGAGGACTTCCTGGATCTTGATTTCAGTGAAACAGGCAGTGACCGTATTGTAGTGATCCTGCACGGACTGGAAGGGAATTCTACCCGGAAATATGTGCTGGGTATGGTGCGTATTTTTAATGAAGCAGGGTTTGATACGGTATCGATGAATTTCCGTGGTTGCAGTGGAGAATCCAATAAAAACCTCCGCTTTTATCATAGTGGTGAAACCGGCGACCTGGATACGGTCGTGAATTATCTTATCTCACAAAAAAAATATAAAGCAATACACCTGGTAGGCTTTTCGCTGGGGGGAAATGTTACGTTGAAATATATAGGGGAAAGGGGGAGAGATATTAATGAGATGATTAAGTCGGCAGTAGCTATCTCTGTGCCTTGTGATCTGAAGAGCAGTTCAGCGGAGCTGGAAAAAAAGCACAATATCATTTATATGCAACGTTTTGTGCGCAGCCTGGGACATAAACTGGTACTGAAGAAAGCACAATTTCCCGAGGATGTGAACCTGGATGATTATGATAAGATAAAAAGCTTCCGGCAGTTTGATGACAGGTACACCGCGCCCATGCATGGTTTCAAGGATGCCCTGGAATACTGGGAGCAATGCAGCTCCCGGAAATACCTGCACCAGGTAAATATCCCTACCTTACTGATCAATGCCAAAGATGATCCGTTCCTGGGTGCTGGTTGTTTTCCATATGAAATCGCCAGTGGCAGCGAATACTTCTACCTGGAAACACCGCATTATGGTGGTCATGTGGGTTTTGTAAGATTTGGAGAAGATTATTACTGGTCGGAACAACGGGCGTTGGGGTTTATTCAGACAGTATAA
- the lepB gene encoding signal peptidase I, translating to MRFTYRKKRNDGGEQKKKSRLREWIEAAIFAVIAATLIRTFLFEAFVIPSGSMEKTLLVHDYLFVSKISYGPRIPMTPVAWPFTQHTLPFTKRTNAFSTIVKWKYTRLPGFSAIARNDVVVFNYPCGDTVLKEENGADVDYYSMVRTLGYKDAEKVYGQPVIRPVDKRENWIKRCVGVSGDTLQLIRGVLYVNGEPALVPPYSMTSYRVVPKEGHAFNDHRLEELALNKNDGHRPGADSTEFIYDLSPDNVKTLTLEGTKVTPRLKEACDDRVFPYDLEKYPWNEDNYGPVYIPAKGATIHLDTLVLPFYKRIITTYENNTLEVVDGKIYINKRETSAYTFKMNYYWMMGDNRHQSTDSRFWGYVPEDHIVGKAWLIWLSYHKNKIRWSRLFTAIK from the coding sequence ATGAGGTTTACATATAGGAAGAAAAGGAACGATGGTGGGGAGCAAAAGAAAAAATCCAGGCTCAGAGAATGGATAGAGGCAGCGATTTTTGCTGTTATTGCTGCCACCCTTATCCGTACTTTTCTTTTTGAAGCCTTTGTGATCCCCAGCGGCTCTATGGAGAAAACCCTGCTGGTACACGACTACCTGTTTGTAAGTAAGATCAGCTACGGCCCGCGTATTCCCATGACACCGGTCGCCTGGCCTTTTACACAACATACCCTGCCCTTCACTAAAAGAACAAATGCGTTTTCTACTATTGTAAAATGGAAGTACACCCGGCTCCCGGGATTTTCTGCTATTGCACGCAATGATGTAGTGGTGTTTAATTACCCCTGCGGAGATACTGTACTGAAGGAAGAAAACGGCGCTGATGTGGACTACTACAGCATGGTACGCACATTGGGTTATAAAGATGCCGAAAAAGTATACGGCCAACCGGTGATACGCCCGGTAGATAAAAGGGAGAACTGGATCAAACGCTGCGTAGGCGTGAGTGGCGATACTTTGCAGCTGATCAGGGGCGTACTCTATGTGAATGGTGAACCGGCACTGGTACCCCCTTATTCGATGACCTCCTACCGGGTAGTGCCAAAAGAAGGCCACGCATTTAATGATCATCGCCTGGAGGAGCTGGCACTCAATAAAAATGATGGCCACCGGCCGGGAGCCGACTCTACAGAATTTATTTATGATCTCAGCCCGGATAATGTTAAAACATTGACGCTGGAAGGAACAAAGGTAACGCCCAGGCTGAAGGAAGCATGCGATGACCGGGTGTTTCCTTATGATCTGGAGAAGTATCCCTGGAATGAAGATAATTACGGCCCGGTATATATTCCTGCAAAAGGCGCTACCATACACCTGGATACGCTCGTACTGCCTTTTTATAAACGGATCATCACCACCTATGAAAACAATACACTCGAAGTAGTGGATGGAAAAATTTACATCAACAAACGGGAAACTTCTGCCTATACTTTTAAAATGAACTACTACTGGATGATGGGTGATAACCGGCATCAGTCCACCGATTCCCGCTTCTGGGGCTATGTTCCGGAAGATCATATTGTGGGTAAAGCCTGGCTTATCTGGCTGAGCTATCATAAAAATAAGATCCGGTGGAGCCGGTTGTTTACGGCGATTAAGTAA
- a CDS encoding sugar phosphate isomerase/epimerase codes for MQTSRRSFIQHAGLIAAGMMLPGCAFTTSKNGALPKKIGLQLYTLRDQLDKDVKGTIAKVAEIGYDEVETFYGYKGAADEGAFWGLKPDALKALLQEHHLSTPSGHYQLNDYLTRGNGNADALQPQIDLATALGQQYFIVPVLPLSLWDKKLVADDYKFMADQLNKAGELCKKSNLHIGYHNHYWEFKQLSDTGGTGYDVLLKETDPALVSFELDLFWAVKSGVDPIKLFAEAPGRFVAWHVKDMDKNNTASLTAAGTENKTSMDLLSGVTFAEVGTGSIDFKKIFTKAKEAGVKHLFVEQDKITIDPFESVKESYDYLKNVLLK; via the coding sequence ATGCAGACTTCCAGACGTTCATTTATTCAACATGCCGGGCTGATAGCCGCCGGCATGATGTTACCCGGCTGCGCTTTTACCACATCAAAAAACGGAGCATTGCCCAAAAAGATAGGGCTCCAGTTATACACACTCCGTGATCAGCTGGACAAAGATGTGAAAGGCACCATCGCCAAAGTAGCAGAGATCGGGTATGATGAGGTAGAAACATTTTATGGCTACAAAGGCGCGGCAGATGAAGGCGCATTCTGGGGATTAAAACCCGATGCCCTCAAAGCATTACTACAGGAGCATCACCTCAGCACTCCCAGCGGCCATTATCAGCTCAATGACTACCTGACCCGGGGCAACGGCAATGCAGACGCCCTGCAACCGCAAATAGACCTCGCAACAGCATTAGGGCAGCAATACTTCATCGTTCCCGTACTCCCCCTCTCCCTGTGGGATAAAAAACTAGTGGCCGATGATTACAAATTCATGGCGGACCAGCTGAATAAAGCCGGCGAGCTGTGCAAAAAATCAAATCTTCATATAGGCTATCATAACCACTACTGGGAATTCAAACAACTGTCAGATACCGGCGGAACAGGGTACGACGTATTACTGAAAGAAACCGACCCGGCATTGGTATCCTTTGAACTCGACCTCTTCTGGGCCGTAAAATCAGGTGTGGACCCGATAAAATTATTCGCAGAAGCACCCGGCAGGTTCGTCGCCTGGCACGTGAAAGACATGGACAAAAACAATACGGCCAGTCTTACCGCCGCAGGTACAGAAAACAAAACCTCCATGGACCTGCTCTCCGGTGTAACCTTTGCTGAAGTGGGAACCGGTAGTATCGATTTCAAAAAGATCTTTACCAAAGCCAAAGAAGCCGGTGTAAAACACCTGTTTGTAGAACAGGATAAAATCACCATCGACCCCTTTGAAAGCGTGAAGGAAAGCTATGACTACCTGAAGAATGTATTACTGAAATAA
- a CDS encoding tetratricopeptide repeat protein, translating to MGMHEIESLVELSINCLDNSPNEEIDRRSLFYNLYKLQGQFDTGFTHFRVMDTLIKHHFVYTFPIAAHPAYLLHKAFFDALETSKKFSFIYIKPEEQWDAESNPVAGYANFDFPTQKYILYCDAGSPLWQELVNNHTLQGSDAEAPEPTDTFSLAHEVAEEAGRQKDKDLLGSWYQLIPYMVMQAEQEGEAINYKALEAILDLVLANDAIKEEGLPPADELPEGGELGKFCAWWYAPAADKMKPTADETPEEEIDLEAIPFTEKVEKSAAWYDQEVVKILQEANDAITYMEDHGPDADKQRSVEIRLIQGLEYAGKGLELSPGETSLLMNQGSLYMLLQQYENALASYDIALTIAPENPYIHLNRAILFYHMDQLPAAIASFERLLELEPENEFAQQWLAHLKM from the coding sequence ATGGGAATGCATGAAATAGAATCACTGGTGGAGTTATCCATTAATTGCCTGGACAATAGCCCAAACGAAGAAATCGATCGCAGGAGCCTCTTCTATAATTTATACAAACTACAAGGTCAGTTTGATACCGGGTTCACTCATTTCAGGGTGATGGACACACTGATCAAACATCATTTCGTATATACGTTCCCGATAGCTGCCCATCCGGCCTATCTTTTACATAAAGCTTTTTTTGATGCGCTGGAAACCAGTAAAAAATTCAGCTTCATCTACATAAAACCCGAAGAGCAATGGGATGCAGAAAGCAATCCTGTAGCAGGTTACGCCAATTTCGACTTTCCCACCCAAAAATATATTTTATACTGTGATGCCGGTTCTCCGCTTTGGCAGGAACTGGTAAACAACCACACCCTGCAAGGCAGCGATGCCGAAGCACCGGAACCAACAGACACCTTCTCTCTCGCACATGAAGTAGCAGAAGAAGCAGGCCGGCAAAAAGATAAAGACCTGCTGGGCAGCTGGTACCAGCTCATTCCGTATATGGTTATGCAGGCCGAACAGGAAGGGGAAGCCATCAACTACAAAGCACTGGAAGCCATCCTGGACCTGGTGCTGGCAAATGATGCCATCAAAGAAGAAGGGCTACCGCCGGCAGATGAACTACCCGAAGGTGGGGAACTGGGCAAATTCTGCGCATGGTGGTACGCACCTGCCGCAGATAAAATGAAGCCTACAGCCGACGAAACACCCGAAGAAGAAATTGACCTGGAAGCCATTCCATTTACAGAAAAAGTGGAGAAAAGCGCCGCCTGGTACGACCAGGAAGTGGTAAAGATCCTGCAGGAAGCCAATGATGCCATCACCTACATGGAAGATCATGGTCCGGATGCCGACAAACAGCGTAGCGTTGAAATACGGCTCATCCAGGGATTGGAATATGCCGGTAAAGGACTGGAACTTTCTCCCGGAGAAACCAGCCTGCTGATGAACCAGGGCTCTTTATATATGCTGCTGCAACAATACGAAAATGCGCTGGCCAGTTATGATATCGCCCTCACCATTGCACCTGAAAACCCCTACATACATCTTAACCGCGCCATCCTCTTTTATCATATGGACCAGCTACCCGCTGCCATCGCCTCCTTTGAACGGTTGCTGGAACTGGAACCGGAAAATGAATTTGCACAACAATGGTTAGCCCATTTAAAGATGTAG
- a CDS encoding SusD/RagB family nutrient-binding outer membrane lipoprotein, with protein MNYAKKVCLYISGLSLLAVACTKDFQEINTTPGLPVTTGIGPLVNGVISTLFLKGQEQAAIHNEYYYPVTQLGAISGNSGYLVQNGALDIWTDYYATLQNLNIIQDKINSYTGDKTEMDNVQAVTYILRAYKTLRITDQFGDIPYSQGGTAYTNDVAQYRPKYDSQQSIYVDLLEKLKWASQHLTTATNTPGGKPYETIGASETLFNSDLTMWQKFANSLLLRYGMQMVEKDRTSAEPYIQYAMGGVPLIGEGEDVGMWPQKLNGYVLNDSRFWSFTSHRFVRLSTTCWNLMADDTSNASIFDPRVYLFFETNQAGKWAPLKIGSNQVDNNNPYQDKRDNDFNNKDNAAFSPFNYRLVRDIYYQPELFMTAAEVDFLKAEAYARGIGVGQNMASAETAYLAGITSAVNFWYFIAHNTNVTNDNWSAVAPANPTAMQMNALLTNPKVAFTGTNDQKLDKIYAQEWLSFFRQPWLAYNLWRRTNRTPRDGNPTTYATFYRLQYPQREALDNANNYKAQSDAMGGNSTNVKVWWMK; from the coding sequence ATGAACTACGCAAAAAAAGTATGCTTGTATATATCGGGGTTGTCTTTGCTGGCGGTCGCCTGTACAAAGGATTTTCAGGAGATCAATACTACGCCTGGACTTCCTGTTACCACCGGTATCGGTCCGTTGGTAAATGGTGTGATCAGCACCTTGTTCCTGAAAGGACAGGAACAGGCAGCCATTCATAATGAATATTATTACCCGGTTACACAACTGGGTGCTATCAGCGGTAATTCCGGTTACCTGGTACAGAACGGCGCATTGGATATATGGACAGATTACTATGCTACCCTGCAGAATTTAAATATCATCCAGGACAAGATTAATAGTTATACGGGAGATAAAACTGAGATGGACAATGTGCAGGCCGTCACCTATATACTGCGTGCATATAAAACACTGCGGATAACAGATCAGTTTGGCGATATTCCTTATTCCCAGGGAGGTACGGCGTATACCAATGATGTTGCACAGTACCGGCCAAAATACGACTCACAGCAAAGCATATACGTAGATTTGCTGGAGAAGTTAAAATGGGCATCGCAGCATCTTACCACGGCGACGAATACACCCGGTGGAAAGCCTTATGAAACCATCGGTGCATCCGAAACACTTTTTAACAGCGACCTAACGATGTGGCAGAAATTCGCCAACTCACTATTATTGCGTTATGGGATGCAGATGGTTGAAAAGGACAGAACCAGTGCAGAACCCTACATCCAGTATGCGATGGGCGGTGTACCATTGATTGGCGAAGGAGAAGATGTAGGTATGTGGCCACAGAAACTGAACGGCTATGTACTGAATGACAGCCGTTTCTGGTCTTTCACTTCGCACCGGTTTGTAAGGCTGAGCACCACCTGCTGGAACCTGATGGCCGATGATACCAGCAATGCCAGCATCTTTGATCCACGCGTATATCTTTTCTTTGAAACCAACCAGGCCGGTAAGTGGGCGCCTTTAAAAATCGGCAGCAACCAGGTAGATAATAACAATCCTTACCAGGATAAAAGGGATAATGATTTTAATAATAAAGATAATGCAGCGTTTTCTCCATTCAACTACCGGTTGGTGCGTGATATTTATTATCAGCCTGAATTATTTATGACGGCTGCTGAAGTAGACTTCCTCAAAGCAGAAGCGTACGCCCGCGGCATCGGCGTAGGGCAGAATATGGCCAGCGCAGAAACGGCCTATCTTGCAGGCATCACATCGGCGGTGAACTTCTGGTATTTCATTGCGCACAATACCAATGTAACCAACGACAACTGGTCGGCGGTAGCACCGGCAAATCCTACAGCAATGCAGATGAATGCCCTGCTCACCAATCCCAAGGTAGCTTTCACCGGTACCAATGATCAGAAGCTGGACAAAATTTATGCGCAGGAATGGTTATCATTTTTCCGGCAGCCATGGCTTGCCTATAATTTGTGGAGAAGGACCAACCGTACTCCCCGTGATGGCAACCCTACCACCTACGCTACCTTCTACCGCCTGCAATATCCACAGCGCGAAGCATTGGATAATGCCAATAACTATAAAGCCCAATCAGATGCCATGGGCGGCAATTCAACGAATGTGAAAGTATGGTGGATGAAATAA